In Vicinamibacterales bacterium, a genomic segment contains:
- a CDS encoding penicillin-binding protein has protein sequence MIPPAKRGDIFDRKGRLLAYSVDADTIAAVPNEIDNPAEVAARVCAALDGCNAERRQGIARNLSKRAPFAYIARQVTPDEARRVKALALSGIMLLKESRRYYPNSELAAHVIGYVGLDNVGLGGIESAYDSQIRGRAGKVLLQTDNLRKAMFSRVETPPTAGAGIELTIDQYLQYVAERELRAGVEENRAEGGTAIVMDPSSGEILALANWPTFNPNAFGRVDDAVRRNRAIQTLYEPGSTFKIVTASAALEQKVIRPDSLIETSPGFITFPGRKPIYDTHHYGTLDFTDVIVKSSNVGAIKVGLKVGPEVLTQYVNRFGFGQTLGPDFKGETAGIVWSADRLDASALASVAMGYQVGVTPLQMVSAVSSVANGGHLFQPRVVRAFIRDGRRIDVPAKEMRRTIEAGTAATLTTIMEQVVERGTAKAAQIEGFTIAGKTGTAAKLVNGHYQTSDYNASFVGFIPSRNPRLAILVVIDSPHARGHTGGAVSAPVFKRIAEAAVTYLGIPPNLNPPPPVLVARRDAADATGVMPQPARTAAVLPAEVEPVRDGLMPDLRGLSAREALRLLSKLGMTARMSGDGFVLDQLPLPGSAVLRGEACALKLGRRVMANGGAP, from the coding sequence GTGATCCCGCCCGCCAAGCGCGGCGACATCTTCGATCGCAAGGGACGGCTGCTCGCCTACAGCGTCGACGCCGACACCATCGCCGCGGTGCCGAACGAGATCGACAACCCGGCGGAGGTCGCGGCGCGCGTCTGCGCCGCGCTCGACGGCTGCAACGCCGAGCGCCGGCAGGGGATCGCGAGGAACCTCTCGAAGCGCGCGCCGTTCGCCTACATCGCCCGCCAGGTGACGCCCGACGAGGCGCGGCGCGTCAAGGCGCTGGCGCTGTCCGGCATCATGCTGCTGAAGGAGAGCCGCCGCTACTACCCGAACAGCGAGCTGGCGGCCCACGTCATCGGCTACGTCGGCCTCGACAACGTCGGTCTCGGCGGCATCGAGTCCGCCTACGACTCGCAGATCCGCGGCCGCGCCGGCAAGGTCCTGCTGCAGACCGACAACCTGCGGAAGGCGATGTTCAGCCGGGTCGAAACCCCGCCCACCGCGGGCGCCGGCATCGAGCTGACGATCGATCAGTACCTGCAGTACGTCGCCGAACGCGAGCTGCGCGCCGGCGTCGAGGAGAACCGCGCCGAAGGCGGAACCGCGATCGTCATGGATCCGTCGAGCGGCGAGATCCTCGCGCTCGCCAACTGGCCCACGTTCAATCCCAACGCGTTCGGCCGCGTCGACGACGCCGTCCGCCGCAACCGCGCCATCCAGACGCTCTACGAGCCGGGCTCGACGTTCAAGATCGTCACCGCGTCGGCGGCGCTGGAACAGAAGGTGATCCGGCCGGATTCGCTGATCGAGACCAGCCCGGGCTTCATCACGTTCCCGGGACGCAAGCCGATCTACGACACGCACCACTACGGGACGCTCGACTTCACCGACGTCATCGTCAAATCGAGCAACGTCGGCGCGATCAAGGTCGGTCTGAAGGTCGGCCCGGAGGTCCTCACGCAGTACGTGAACCGGTTCGGCTTCGGCCAGACGCTCGGGCCGGATTTCAAGGGAGAGACCGCCGGCATCGTCTGGAGCGCCGATCGGCTCGACGCCAGCGCGCTCGCCTCGGTGGCGATGGGCTACCAGGTCGGCGTGACGCCGCTGCAGATGGTGAGCGCCGTCAGCTCGGTCGCCAACGGCGGCCACCTGTTCCAGCCTCGCGTCGTCCGCGCCTTCATCAGGGACGGCCGCCGCATCGACGTGCCGGCGAAGGAGATGCGGCGCACGATCGAAGCCGGGACGGCAGCGACGCTGACGACGATCATGGAACAGGTGGTCGAGCGCGGCACCGCGAAGGCGGCGCAGATCGAGGGGTTCACCATCGCCGGCAAGACCGGCACGGCGGCGAAGCTCGTCAACGGCCACTATCAGACGTCCGATTACAACGCGTCGTTCGTCGGCTTCATTCCCTCGCGCAACCCGCGCCTGGCCATCCTCGTGGTGATCGATTCGCCGCACGCCAGAGGGCACACGGGAGGGGCGGTGTCCGCGCCGGTGTTCAAGCGCATCGCCGAAGCGGCGGTGACGTATCTCGGGATTCCGCCGAACCTGAATCCGCCGCCGCCGGTGCTCGTCGCCCGGCGCGACGCCGCCGACGCCACCGGCGTGATGCCGCAGCCGGCGCGCACCGCCGCCGTGCTGCCGGCGGAGGTGGAGCCGGTGCGCGACGGCCTGATGCCCGATCTGCGCGGGCTCAGCGCGCGCGAAGCGCTGCGGCTGCTGTCGAAGCTCGGGATGACGGCGCGGATGAGCGGCGACGGGTT
- a CDS encoding cell division protein FtsL, whose protein sequence is MSGMDFEYAIKKDIRNNPIVREVDAARQRQLWRSVGIGLFLVVVLLFSAWQHFELLRHGYQIERMRQERAAEEEINRHLTLEIETLRAPRRIEKIATEQLHLVAPARGRAIVIERVTPAAPPDKSIVAAR, encoded by the coding sequence ATGAGCGGAATGGACTTCGAGTACGCGATCAAGAAGGACATTCGCAACAACCCGATCGTGCGCGAGGTCGACGCGGCGCGCCAGCGGCAGCTCTGGCGCTCGGTCGGCATCGGGCTGTTCCTCGTCGTGGTGCTGCTGTTCTCCGCGTGGCAGCATTTCGAGCTGCTGCGGCACGGCTATCAAATCGAACGCATGCGCCAGGAGCGCGCCGCGGAAGAGGAGATCAACCGCCACCTCACGCTCGAGATCGAGACGCTGCGCGCCCCGCGCCGCATCGAGAAGATCGCCACCGAGCAGCTCCACCTCGTCGCGCCGGCGCGCGGCCGGGCCATCGTCATCGAGCGCGTCACTCCGGCGGCGCCGCCCGACAAATCGATCGTCGCCGCACGGTAG
- the rsmH gene encoding 16S rRNA (cytosine(1402)-N(4))-methyltransferase RsmH, with protein sequence MSPLHEPVMVPEVLTLLEPSRGGLFVDCTVGLGGHSRALLENGADRLLGLDRDVSALALARAALSSFGGRVELVHADYRDLGRVLDARGIDAVAGALADLGVSSMQLDEAGRGFSFRRDEPLDMRMDRTQGPTAADLLRDVDEQALADVIFQFGEERFSRRVARAIVGARREAAIDTTSRLAAIVRRAVPHKGHQRIDPATRTFQALRIWVNRELEGLDGFLADATRRLRANARLAVITFHSLEDRIVKHTFRALEKTGDGLRILTKRPLTPGDNEVARNPRARSAKLRAIERFA encoded by the coding sequence ATGTCGCCCCTGCACGAGCCGGTGATGGTCCCCGAAGTGCTCACCCTGCTCGAGCCGTCGCGCGGCGGTCTGTTCGTCGACTGCACCGTCGGGCTCGGCGGCCACAGCCGCGCGCTGCTGGAGAACGGCGCCGACCGCCTGCTCGGGCTGGATCGCGACGTCTCCGCGCTGGCGCTGGCGCGTGCCGCCTTGTCCTCCTTCGGCGGGCGTGTCGAGCTGGTGCATGCGGATTACCGCGACCTCGGCCGGGTGCTCGACGCGCGCGGCATCGACGCGGTGGCGGGCGCGCTCGCCGACCTCGGGGTGTCGTCGATGCAGCTCGACGAGGCCGGGCGCGGCTTCAGCTTCCGCCGCGACGAGCCGCTCGACATGCGGATGGATCGCACCCAGGGACCCACCGCGGCGGATCTGCTCCGCGACGTGGACGAGCAGGCGCTCGCCGACGTGATCTTCCAGTTCGGGGAGGAGCGCTTTTCGCGCCGCGTCGCCCGCGCGATCGTCGGCGCGCGCCGGGAAGCGGCGATCGACACGACGTCGCGGCTGGCGGCGATCGTCCGCCGCGCCGTGCCGCACAAGGGACACCAGCGGATCGACCCGGCGACGCGGACCTTTCAGGCGCTGCGGATCTGGGTCAACCGCGAGCTGGAGGGGCTGGACGGGTTCCTCGCGGACGCGACGCGGCGGCTGCGCGCGAACGCGCGGCTGGCGGTGATCACGTTCCACTCGCTCGAGGATCGCATCGTGAAGCACACCTTCCGGGCGCTGGAGAAGACCGGCGACGGGCTCCGCATCCTGACCAAGCGGCCGCTCACGCCCGGCGACAACGAGGTCGCGCGCAACCCGCGCGCCCGCAGCGCCAAGCTGCGCGCGATTGAGAGGTTCGCATGA